A window of the Butyricimonas virosa genome harbors these coding sequences:
- a CDS encoding SusC/RagA family TonB-linked outer membrane protein, translating into MKKKRNTWYRYGKIPCKRSLCIMRLTLLLMLGFVFQLSATGVAQSVKIEKQLQSLETVFEQVESQTGLLIMFSNNELDVNRKVSLDVRKYTLEELLRKVLEGTNMDFDLEQNYVVIRPARSVAVRDSVVKTNKIKGVVVDAHGEPLPGVTVVAKRGEILVTGAASDGSGKFEIVVPADIRELSFTFVGYKTAVVPVELNKEMTIRMEEEVSEVDEVVVTGYFTKSKSSYTGAVKSVTAEQLKTVSGTNVVAALAALTPGLNLVERSELGSNPNHVPELLLRGMSSFSDGSTQVNQPTIVLDGVEISMQDLYDLDINEIENITVLKDASATALYGSRAASGVIVVERKKLAEGSMRVSYNFTGNVQFPYLKDYNMLNAAQKLEYERLAGLYSTEVKRDPWGNITNEGEQYALDKLYNERYQEVQRGVDTDWLSQPARTAFSHDHSLRLYGGASNVRYELSGRFNNVQGVMKEDYRRRYNLGFKLEYHVQNKLTMANRTTYSEVNYKQSPYGSFSKYVEMNPYDRIYNEFGEYNRNLSWDMDNPLYEASLGNYDISKDKSFSNTTDFRWEINKLFRLSGNFNITVSNSNNEVFKSPDSQDFKTETELSKKGSLTQKNGSGVSYAGTLTGAFNLMTDNNSLYSVNAGVEIRKETSESSTMTGVGFYDDALNFMGQAAGYSDKTDQKPTGTQAISTELGFFVNANYMYNNRYYADVVYRVTGSSKFGANNRYGNFWSAGLGWNIHNESFVTSSKIDILKIRGSLGYTGKVNFSPFQAMTMYQFSGDLEYLNGIGAVPQGIGNEDLGWERELSYNLGTDISLFDRRLNFTFDIYLKKTTDLVLDASRAPSTGTTSAKENIGEMENKGLEFQVDGMLVQRNDFYWQVAATGSMNRNRILKINSALKKANEDANKVDSKTPLAQYEEGESTTALKVVKSAGIDPATGQEVFIKLNGERTFEYSADDKFVIGDTEPRFRGTVSTNLFYKGFSLYLLGRYECGAYLYNETRATKVEGANPKKNADKRVFDSRWKNPGDIAFYKDIADSDGWGTNPKHSDRFVEKENVFTLGTVNFGYEFGQNICSKIGVRNLRVGVNLTDIVRWSNVKIERGTTYLYSNGFEFTLSTTF; encoded by the coding sequence ATGAAAAAAAAGAGAAACACTTGGTATCGTTACGGGAAAATACCATGTAAAAGAAGTTTATGTATCATGAGATTAACATTATTACTAATGCTTGGGTTTGTGTTTCAGCTCTCGGCAACGGGTGTGGCACAAAGCGTGAAGATTGAAAAGCAGCTTCAATCCTTAGAAACTGTATTTGAACAGGTAGAATCACAGACAGGTTTGTTGATCATGTTCAGTAATAACGAATTGGACGTGAATCGTAAAGTGTCTCTTGATGTTCGTAAATATACGTTGGAAGAATTACTTCGCAAAGTGTTAGAGGGTACGAACATGGATTTTGACTTGGAACAGAATTACGTGGTCATCCGTCCGGCTCGTTCAGTTGCTGTACGGGATAGTGTGGTAAAGACGAATAAAATAAAAGGAGTTGTCGTGGATGCCCACGGGGAACCTCTCCCGGGAGTGACCGTTGTGGCCAAACGTGGGGAGATTCTCGTGACAGGAGCGGCTTCCGACGGGAGTGGTAAGTTTGAGATCGTGGTTCCGGCTGATATTCGGGAACTTTCTTTCACTTTCGTGGGGTATAAAACTGCGGTTGTTCCGGTAGAATTGAATAAGGAAATGACTATACGTATGGAGGAAGAGGTGAGCGAGGTAGATGAGGTGGTGGTGACGGGTTATTTCACGAAATCTAAATCTAGTTACACTGGAGCCGTGAAAAGTGTTACCGCCGAGCAATTGAAAACTGTCTCCGGGACAAACGTTGTTGCCGCTTTGGCAGCCTTGACGCCCGGTTTGAATCTAGTTGAAAGAAGTGAACTGGGGTCAAACCCGAATCATGTTCCCGAATTATTGTTACGGGGAATGAGTTCATTTTCGGATGGTTCCACTCAAGTGAATCAACCGACGATCGTGCTGGATGGAGTTGAAATCAGTATGCAGGATTTGTACGATTTAGATATTAATGAGATTGAAAATATTACCGTATTAAAAGATGCATCAGCAACGGCCCTTTACGGATCACGTGCTGCCAGTGGGGTAATCGTGGTGGAGAGAAAGAAATTGGCAGAGGGGAGTATGCGGGTATCTTATAATTTTACGGGAAACGTGCAATTCCCTTACTTGAAAGATTATAATATGTTGAATGCCGCCCAGAAACTGGAATACGAGCGTTTGGCGGGATTGTATTCAACCGAGGTGAAAAGAGATCCTTGGGGAAATATTACGAATGAAGGGGAACAATATGCTTTGGACAAATTGTATAATGAACGTTATCAGGAAGTGCAACGAGGTGTTGATACAGATTGGTTGTCGCAGCCGGCACGCACGGCTTTTTCTCACGATCACTCCCTACGTTTGTATGGCGGAGCTTCCAATGTCCGTTACGAGTTATCCGGACGTTTCAATAACGTGCAGGGGGTGATGAAAGAAGACTACCGTCGTCGTTATAATTTGGGTTTTAAATTGGAATACCATGTACAGAATAAGTTGACCATGGCCAACCGGACGACCTACAGTGAGGTGAATTACAAGCAATCTCCTTACGGTTCTTTCTCCAAGTACGTAGAAATGAATCCTTACGATCGGATCTATAACGAGTTTGGGGAGTATAACAGAAATCTATCTTGGGATATGGATAACCCGTTGTACGAGGCAAGTTTAGGGAATTATGATATTTCTAAAGATAAATCGTTCTCGAATACCACGGATTTCCGTTGGGAAATCAACAAGTTGTTCCGCTTGTCGGGAAACTTTAATATTACCGTGTCCAATTCCAACAACGAAGTGTTCAAATCTCCCGATTCTCAGGATTTTAAAACGGAGACCGAACTTTCTAAAAAAGGTTCATTGACCCAGAAAAATGGAAGTGGCGTGTCTTATGCCGGAACGCTGACAGGTGCATTTAATTTGATGACCGATAATAATAGTTTATACAGTGTGAATGCGGGTGTGGAAATCCGGAAGGAAACTAGCGAGTCTTCCACCATGACAGGAGTGGGCTTTTATGATGATGCGTTGAATTTCATGGGGCAGGCTGCTGGTTATTCGGATAAAACGGATCAAAAACCGACCGGAACTCAAGCTATCAGCACGGAATTGGGATTTTTCGTGAATGCCAACTATATGTATAATAACCGTTATTATGCAGACGTGGTTTATCGGGTGACCGGATCGTCCAAATTTGGAGCCAATAACCGTTATGGTAATTTCTGGTCAGCCGGATTGGGATGGAACATACACAATGAAAGTTTTGTTACTTCCAGCAAAATTGATATTCTGAAAATCCGGGGAAGTTTGGGATACACTGGTAAGGTAAATTTCTCTCCTTTCCAGGCGATGACCATGTATCAATTCTCCGGGGATCTGGAATATTTAAACGGGATAGGAGCTGTTCCGCAAGGTATCGGTAATGAAGATTTAGGTTGGGAACGGGAGTTATCGTATAACCTCGGGACGGACATCAGTCTTTTCGATCGTCGGTTGAATTTTACGTTTGACATTTACTTGAAAAAAACTACCGATCTGGTATTGGATGCCTCTCGTGCTCCCTCTACCGGGACTACTTCTGCCAAAGAAAATATCGGAGAGATGGAGAACAAGGGATTGGAATTCCAAGTGGATGGTATGCTCGTGCAGAGAAATGATTTCTATTGGCAGGTTGCTGCTACCGGAAGTATGAACCGGAACCGGATATTGAAAATAAACAGTGCCCTAAAGAAAGCGAATGAAGATGCCAATAAGGTGGATTCAAAAACTCCGTTGGCACAGTATGAGGAAGGGGAATCCACCACGGCATTGAAGGTGGTTAAATCGGCAGGGATTGACCCGGCAACGGGACAAGAAGTATTTATAAAATTGAACGGTGAGAGAACTTTCGAGTATTCTGCGGATGACAAATTTGTGATCGGGGACACGGAGCCGAGATTCCGGGGAACGGTTTCCACCAATTTGTTCTACAAAGGTTTCAGTCTCTATCTGTTGGGTCGTTACGAATGTGGTGCTTACCTGTACAACGAGACTCGTGCCACGAAAGTGGAAGGTGCAAACCCGAAAAAGAATGCGGATAAACGGGTGTTTGATAGTCGTTGGAAGAATCCGGGAGATATTGCTTTTTATAAAGATATTGCCGATTCCGATGGATGGGGGACGAATCCGAAACATTCCGATCGTTTCGTGGAAAAAGAAAATGTATTCACGTTGGGAACGGTGAATTTCGGTTATGAATTCGGGCAGAATATCTGTTCCAAGATCGGGGTTCGGAATTTACGTGTCGGAGTGAATTTGACTGATATTGTGCGTTGGTCAAACGTGAAAATAGAACGAGGAACCACTTATCTATATAGTAACGGGTTTGAATTTACGCTTAGTACAACATTTTAA
- a CDS encoding RagB/SusD family nutrient uptake outer membrane protein, producing MKIRFRNIMILLVLFVGGSSCDSFLDVQPKGEVLEGDLLKDAKGFENALYGVYAKMGTAGLYGQNLSYYALDLMAQYYTSANNEEAEPLIQYDYKSTKVEDRFYNIWCEMYSNIAYANNVLEHLEHFSPSDMQFYNIYKGEALGVRGFMHFDLLRIFSEQVTENEGADGIPYSTRFSLFAPDVLKAKDVYKRIISDLKSAEQLLDDEELYASASSNANFLKDQNIHFNLQAVQATLARVYLTEGVLDSALYYAQRVMQSPGLSLLDYTEIAGDMAGKLSSKETVFGIYSKSFADPVIKILHNSQTAYSLEMRYNIQQLYQVDGTGNDYRWSAWYTYNDVAKDWKLDKLTDSYVLNNNEYSRPAGQIRGINMIRLSEMYYIAAECALKLGHYDQALDYFNELLESRGLVALDERTPAETLTIDKITDDRYKEFVGEGQSFYHMKRLNLDILNVEGKIIPADKKVYVVDIPSQEFEFRR from the coding sequence ATGAAGATAAGATTTAGAAATATAATGATACTTTTAGTCTTGTTCGTCGGGGGAAGTTCTTGTGACAGCTTTTTGGACGTGCAACCTAAAGGAGAAGTACTGGAAGGCGATTTATTGAAGGATGCGAAGGGATTTGAGAATGCCCTCTACGGGGTTTATGCTAAAATGGGGACAGCGGGACTTTACGGGCAGAATTTGAGTTATTATGCTTTGGACTTGATGGCTCAATACTATACTTCTGCAAATAATGAAGAGGCAGAGCCGCTCATACAGTATGATTATAAAAGTACGAAAGTGGAAGATCGTTTCTATAATATCTGGTGCGAAATGTATTCCAATATCGCATACGCGAATAACGTGCTGGAACATTTGGAACATTTTTCTCCTTCGGATATGCAATTTTATAATATTTATAAAGGAGAGGCTTTAGGGGTACGGGGATTCATGCATTTTGATCTCTTACGTATTTTCAGCGAGCAGGTTACGGAAAACGAGGGTGCCGACGGGATTCCTTATTCAACTCGCTTCTCTTTGTTCGCCCCGGACGTGTTGAAGGCTAAAGACGTGTATAAACGGATTATTTCGGATTTGAAATCGGCAGAACAACTGTTGGATGACGAGGAGTTATATGCATCGGCCTCTTCGAATGCCAATTTCCTGAAAGATCAAAATATCCACTTTAATTTGCAGGCCGTGCAGGCAACGTTGGCAAGGGTTTACCTGACGGAAGGAGTATTGGATAGTGCTTTATATTATGCGCAACGAGTGATGCAGTCTCCCGGGCTTTCTTTATTAGATTACACGGAGATCGCCGGGGATATGGCTGGAAAATTGTCGTCCAAGGAGACTGTGTTCGGGATTTATTCCAAGAGCTTTGCTGATCCGGTGATCAAGATTTTACACAATTCCCAAACGGCATATTCTCTTGAAATGCGTTACAATATTCAACAGTTGTACCAAGTTGACGGGACTGGGAATGATTATCGTTGGAGCGCATGGTACACGTATAATGACGTGGCTAAAGACTGGAAGTTGGATAAATTGACGGATTCTTATGTGTTGAACAATAACGAATATTCTCGTCCGGCGGGACAAATTCGCGGTATTAATATGATTCGTTTGTCTGAAATGTATTATATCGCGGCAGAGTGTGCTTTGAAATTGGGACATTATGATCAAGCTCTCGATTATTTTAATGAATTGCTGGAAAGTCGGGGGTTGGTAGCTCTGGACGAGAGAACCCCGGCTGAAACTTTGACGATTGACAAGATCACGGATGACCGGTATAAAGAGTTTGTCGGGGAAGGCCAGTCTTTCTACCATATGAAACGGTTGAATCTGGATATCTTGAACGTGGAGGGTAAAATCATACCTGCAGACAAGAAAGTTTACGTGGTGGATATTCCGTCACAAGAGTTTGAATTTAGAAGATGA
- a CDS encoding DUF4843 domain-containing protein has translation MRKITYIIISCLFVSFGTGLTSCNEQDYKLFDSSRTGIYFTEDSVVYSFGVTKLEVTSHEMELPVKIMGAPVKEERSFKVEVVTDKTTAKAGEHYIMPTELIIKADSVNGVLPVTVLREDLGSDTYWQVAFRLVSTDDFEPENEILTVAIASFNNIVEPPQWKDWQGNLTWPNYKLGVWDPVKWVKFMEYFRAMEQSAPATYKGMVEMYGPDLEKVQYGWMDEYNYAATKYILIPMYDFFEANPELLESGRNDIPKPY, from the coding sequence ATGAGAAAAATAACATATATAATTATTAGTTGCTTGTTCGTGTCGTTCGGCACAGGACTGACTTCTTGCAACGAACAAGATTATAAATTGTTCGACTCTTCCCGTACCGGAATTTATTTCACGGAGGATAGTGTGGTGTATTCTTTCGGGGTGACAAAATTGGAAGTCACTTCCCATGAGATGGAACTTCCCGTGAAAATAATGGGGGCTCCGGTGAAAGAGGAACGTTCTTTCAAGGTGGAGGTTGTGACAGACAAAACGACCGCAAAAGCGGGAGAGCATTATATTATGCCGACGGAGTTAATTATTAAGGCGGATTCTGTAAATGGAGTACTTCCGGTGACTGTTTTGCGTGAAGATTTAGGAAGTGATACATATTGGCAGGTTGCTTTCCGTTTGGTATCAACAGATGATTTTGAGCCGGAAAATGAGATACTAACCGTGGCAATAGCTTCTTTCAATAACATCGTGGAACCGCCTCAATGGAAAGATTGGCAAGGTAATTTAACATGGCCTAATTATAAATTAGGAGTGTGGGATCCGGTGAAATGGGTGAAGTTCATGGAGTACTTCCGGGCGATGGAGCAAAGTGCCCCGGCCACGTATAAAGGCATGGTTGAAATGTACGGTCCGGATTTGGAAAAGGTTCAATACGGGTGGATGGACGAGTATAATTATGCGGCAACCAAGTATATCTTGATTCCCATGTATGATTTCTTTGAAGCAAATCCGGAATTATTGGAAAGCGGGCGAAATGATATCCCGAAACCGTATTGA
- a CDS encoding TlpA family protein disulfide reductase yields MKHIISILLLLATIGCRQKGPAEVTGMVSPGEYSEYQLFLIDGDKRDSLSVENQTGLFSLQLDGDTSRIVTLMGVVGTGQNKWPFEQALYIEPGTKVELDIQFKNRRVEMAVDKKDRNNAALITYNRFYLDKSRSIWENPPVASELKNSMGEIYTRVNNVIEEFRPANMTESYLRIQAYLSFIQALDGVTYMYSRNGEVLPDGMNELVPPVYEVLDDPMASRFYNTNSFVFNYLKKERETPEEQIQLLKERFTVPSIVLSVSRLVLQSFVANYNYKNGFKEGLLRLKNMAAELGEEGEKLVKNFESKKYSMEGAALPDVMLEDVDGKMHKLTDFLGKYLYIDLWASWCGPCCQEVPYLQKLEKQLNNPMVEFISISLDTNKKAWKEKMKQLNMHGHQYIVTGDQFATMMNIKGIPHFLLYSKEGTLMQYKAERPSSGDRIRNVLVRLK; encoded by the coding sequence ATGAAGCATATAATCAGTATTCTTCTTCTGCTTGCAACCATCGGTTGCAGGCAGAAAGGCCCCGCAGAGGTTACCGGAATGGTAAGTCCGGGAGAATATTCGGAATATCAATTATTTTTGATTGATGGAGACAAGAGAGATTCTTTATCGGTTGAAAATCAAACAGGACTTTTTTCGCTCCAACTGGATGGTGACACATCTCGGATCGTAACTTTGATGGGAGTCGTGGGAACCGGGCAAAATAAGTGGCCGTTTGAACAGGCATTATATATTGAACCGGGAACAAAAGTTGAGCTTGATATTCAATTCAAAAATCGGAGGGTAGAAATGGCCGTGGATAAGAAAGATCGTAATAATGCGGCATTGATAACCTATAATCGTTTTTATCTGGATAAAAGTCGATCGATATGGGAGAACCCGCCCGTGGCGAGTGAACTAAAAAATAGTATGGGTGAAATCTATACTCGGGTGAATAACGTGATAGAAGAATTTCGACCTGCCAATATGACGGAAAGCTACCTACGTATACAGGCTTATTTGTCTTTTATACAGGCTTTGGATGGCGTGACTTATATGTATTCCCGAAATGGAGAGGTGTTACCCGATGGTATGAATGAACTGGTTCCCCCGGTCTACGAGGTTTTGGATGATCCCATGGCTTCACGTTTTTATAACACGAATTCTTTCGTGTTCAATTATCTGAAGAAAGAACGTGAGACACCGGAGGAACAGATTCAACTATTGAAAGAGCGTTTTACGGTACCATCTATCGTGTTATCTGTGAGTCGTTTGGTGTTGCAAAGTTTCGTGGCAAATTATAACTACAAAAACGGTTTTAAAGAAGGTTTGCTGCGTTTAAAAAATATGGCGGCTGAACTAGGGGAAGAAGGGGAGAAGCTGGTAAAGAATTTCGAATCCAAAAAGTATTCCATGGAAGGAGCGGCTTTGCCCGACGTGATGCTGGAGGACGTGGATGGTAAAATGCACAAACTAACGGATTTCCTGGGAAAATATCTTTACATTGACTTGTGGGCTTCATGGTGTGGTCCGTGTTGTCAAGAAGTTCCCTATTTGCAAAAATTAGAAAAGCAATTAAATAATCCCATGGTGGAATTTATCAGTATCTCGCTCGATACGAATAAAAAAGCATGGAAGGAAAAGATGAAACAATTAAACATGCATGGCCACCAATATATCGTGACCGGAGATCAATTTGCCACGATGATGAATATCAAAGGAATACCCCATTTTCTGCTTTATAGTAAAGAGGGTACATTGATGCAGTATAAGGCGGAGCGTCCCTCTTCAGGTGATAGAATACGAAATGTATTGGTCCGGTTAAAATAA
- a CDS encoding DUF4251 domain-containing protein, translating into MKKIIFLLAMTTFLFSDFAMQAQTKKELRAKRKAHRECMRMHNRMVREQQNMIAYQDAVKALKSNSWVLQANTLFNNFGAAIPVTNNLNFVAMDNNQVSLQLAFNGFNPGPNGLGGITLTGWPSSINERVDKNGNITYTFNVMGAALFAQVTVRLGYGSNYSTVTVSSNTNGRELTFSGNLVPYNQSNIFQSGFSF; encoded by the coding sequence ATGAAAAAAATTATTTTTTTATTGGCAATGACTACATTCCTGTTCAGTGACTTCGCGATGCAAGCACAAACAAAAAAAGAACTACGGGCAAAAAGAAAAGCTCACAGGGAATGCATGAGGATGCACAACAGAATGGTTCGCGAACAACAAAATATGATCGCCTACCAAGACGCAGTAAAAGCACTTAAAAGTAACAGTTGGGTGTTACAAGCCAACACGCTGTTCAATAATTTCGGGGCTGCCATTCCCGTAACGAACAACTTGAACTTCGTGGCCATGGACAACAATCAAGTTTCCTTGCAGCTGGCATTCAACGGGTTTAACCCCGGACCGAACGGCTTAGGCGGGATCACGCTCACCGGCTGGCCTTCCAGTATTAACGAAAGAGTTGACAAAAACGGAAATATCACTTACACGTTCAACGTGATGGGTGCCGCTTTATTCGCTCAAGTTACTGTTCGCCTCGGCTACGGGAGTAATTATTCTACAGTAACCGTAAGTTCAAACACGAACGGAAGAGAGTTGACTTTCTCCGGGAACTTGGTTCCTTACAACCAGTCGAACATTTTCCAAAGTGGATTCAGTTTTTAA
- a CDS encoding flavin reductase family protein, protein MKHNWKPGNMIYPLPAVLVSCGSELSEYNVLTVAWVGTLCTNPPMCYISVRPERYSYPIIQKNMEFVINLTTKDMAYATDWCGVRSGKDYNKFEDMKLTPGKAKVVKAPIIEESPVSIECRVKEIIPLGSHHMFIAEVVNVQADDCYLDKDSGKFELANADPLVYLHGGYFELGEKIGKFGWSVEKKRKKK, encoded by the coding sequence ATGAAGCATAACTGGAAGCCGGGAAATATGATTTATCCTTTGCCCGCCGTGTTGGTAAGTTGCGGGAGTGAGCTGAGTGAATATAACGTGCTGACAGTGGCATGGGTAGGAACGTTGTGTACGAATCCTCCAATGTGTTATATTTCCGTGAGACCGGAGCGATATTCGTACCCGATTATTCAGAAGAATATGGAGTTCGTGATTAACCTAACCACGAAGGATATGGCGTATGCCACGGATTGGTGTGGGGTACGTTCCGGGAAGGATTACAATAAGTTTGAAGATATGAAGCTGACACCGGGAAAGGCAAAGGTAGTGAAAGCCCCGATTATTGAAGAGTCTCCGGTGTCGATTGAGTGTCGGGTGAAGGAAATTATTCCTTTGGGATCGCATCATATGTTTATTGCAGAGGTGGTGAACGTGCAGGCTGATGATTGTTACTTGGATAAGGATAGCGGGAAGTTTGAGTTGGCGAATGCTGATCCTTTGGTGTATCTGCATGGAGGATATTTTGAATTGGGAGAAAAAATTGGTAAATTCGGGTGGTCTGTGGAGAAGAAAAGGAAAAAAAAGTAA
- a CDS encoding uracil-DNA glycosylase family protein, translated as MEIKSQHIEIEKHPLEPFLPENAKLLMLGRFPPPKARWSMEFYYPNLQNDMWRIYGVLFFGDKDYFLEKGKKAFSRERLVAFLEETGVALFDTAMEVIRQRGNASDQFLEIVTPVDLDAVLKRIPKCKAIVTTGQKATDTLLALVGAENPKVGGFSDFEYKGRALRLYRMPSSSRAYPKPLEDKAAEYRVMFHDLGML; from the coding sequence ATGGAAATAAAGAGTCAACATATAGAAATAGAAAAACATCCATTAGAACCGTTCTTGCCGGAAAATGCCAAGTTATTGATGTTGGGACGTTTCCCGCCACCAAAAGCAAGGTGGTCTATGGAGTTTTACTACCCGAATTTGCAAAATGATATGTGGAGGATATATGGGGTGTTGTTTTTCGGGGATAAAGATTATTTTTTAGAAAAGGGGAAGAAAGCGTTTAGTCGAGAGCGGTTAGTCGCTTTTTTGGAAGAAACCGGGGTTGCCTTGTTTGACACGGCCATGGAGGTGATTCGTCAACGGGGAAATGCATCCGATCAGTTTTTGGAGATTGTTACTCCCGTGGATTTGGATGCCGTGCTGAAACGAATTCCCAAATGTAAGGCGATCGTAACCACGGGACAGAAAGCAACAGATACTTTGCTGGCCTTGGTTGGGGCTGAGAATCCTAAAGTGGGAGGTTTTAGTGATTTTGAATATAAAGGGAGGGCTTTACGGTTGTACCGGATGCCTTCGTCTTCACGGGCTTACCCGAAGCCTTTAGAGGATAAAGCGGCAGAATATCGGGTGATGTTTCATGATTTAGGAATGTTGTAA
- a CDS encoding isochorismatase family protein: MKTVLLVVDMQNDFCLPSGSLYVPGAEKDVERLSRLIKEKMTVIDKIILTADEHHVMDIAHPSYWKNKRGEHPAPFTTISWWEVLSGEWIPFGDKDEVIDYLRRLIENEEYKHMIWPEHCLYGSEGAAITPVLMEAVTCWAREGKYYEVVEKGLNPSTEFFGAFRANIPLEGDADTKFNMKLKDELESYDVIWLAGEAKSHCVANTLRQLFDYPEVVRRLVILEDCMSNISGCEDLAIPIYEKAARMGARFETSESLLFA, encoded by the coding sequence ATGAAGACTGTATTGTTGGTAGTGGATATGCAAAACGATTTTTGTTTGCCTTCAGGTTCGCTCTACGTGCCGGGAGCTGAGAAAGACGTGGAGAGGTTAAGTCGGTTGATCAAGGAGAAAATGACTGTTATTGATAAGATTATTCTCACGGCAGATGAACATCACGTGATGGATATTGCTCATCCGTCTTATTGGAAGAACAAACGGGGAGAGCATCCGGCTCCTTTTACAACTATTTCATGGTGGGAGGTGTTATCGGGAGAGTGGATTCCTTTCGGAGATAAAGATGAGGTGATTGATTATTTACGTCGATTGATTGAAAACGAGGAATATAAGCACATGATTTGGCCGGAGCATTGTCTGTACGGGAGTGAGGGGGCAGCTATAACTCCTGTGTTGATGGAGGCCGTGACGTGTTGGGCCAGAGAAGGAAAATATTACGAGGTGGTGGAAAAGGGCTTGAATCCTTCGACTGAGTTTTTCGGTGCTTTTCGGGCAAATATCCCTTTGGAGGGTGATGCTGACACGAAGTTTAACATGAAACTGAAGGACGAGCTAGAGTCGTATGACGTGATCTGGTTGGCCGGCGAGGCAAAAAGTCACTGTGTGGCAAACACGTTGAGGCAGTTGTTTGATTATCCTGAGGTAGTTCGGCGACTGGTAATACTGGAAGATTGCATGAGTAATATTTCGGGATGCGAGGATTTAGCTATTCCAATTTACGAGAAGGCTGCCCGTATGGGGGCTCGTTTTGAGACGTCAGAATCTTTGTTGTTTGCATAA
- the pncB gene encoding nicotinate phosphoribosyltransferase, protein MIIHDFLDNDLYKFTVMNAIQKKFPDSEVVYRFVNRGNASFPPGFADALREEVEAMAGVVLSKENEKFMRAKCYYFDSVFFDLLKGFRFNPAEVKVSQEGGKLDVEIRGLWYRTVLWEVPLMAMISELYFRMTGQVARDLERNATEKAKAFADIKAEISEFGTRRRYSFDVQDRVIGILKENMKGLLNGTSNVYFAMKYDLTPMGTHPHEWFMYHGAHFGYRSANALALENWVDVYDGYLGIALTDTYTSDNFFNSFDTKYAKLFDGLRWDSGDPFEFTEKALEHYRKHRVDPKSKTIVYSDALDLDGVKRIKAFVSGRLHDVYGIGTYLTNDVGVTPLNMVIKLFECRPKGSEVFLPAVKLSDVEGKHTGYPDEVDLCLSILRLK, encoded by the coding sequence ATGATCATCCATGATTTTTTAGATAACGATTTGTACAAGTTCACGGTGATGAATGCCATACAAAAGAAGTTTCCGGATTCGGAAGTGGTTTATCGTTTCGTGAACAGGGGAAATGCGAGTTTTCCACCCGGTTTTGCCGATGCTTTGAGAGAAGAGGTGGAGGCTATGGCGGGAGTGGTGCTTTCCAAGGAAAACGAGAAATTCATGCGAGCGAAATGTTATTATTTTGATTCGGTGTTTTTCGATCTCTTGAAAGGTTTTCGTTTTAATCCTGCCGAGGTAAAGGTGAGCCAGGAGGGAGGAAAGCTGGACGTGGAGATTCGGGGATTGTGGTACCGGACCGTGTTGTGGGAAGTTCCCTTAATGGCGATGATTTCTGAATTGTATTTTCGGATGACTGGACAAGTCGCCCGAGATTTGGAACGGAATGCAACGGAGAAAGCAAAAGCCTTTGCGGATATAAAAGCGGAAATTTCTGAATTCGGTACCCGGAGAAGATACTCCTTTGACGTGCAGGATCGGGTGATCGGCATTTTGAAGGAAAATATGAAAGGCTTGCTGAACGGGACGAGTAACGTGTATTTTGCCATGAAATATGATCTGACCCCGATGGGTACTCACCCGCACGAATGGTTCATGTATCACGGGGCGCATTTCGGTTACCGGTCAGCGAATGCCTTGGCGTTGGAAAATTGGGTGGATGTTTACGATGGTTATTTGGGAATAGCTTTGACCGACACGTATACTTCCGATAATTTCTTTAATAGTTTTGACACGAAGTATGCCAAGTTGTTTGACGGTTTGCGTTGGGATAGCGGCGATCCTTTTGAATTCACGGAGAAAGCATTGGAACATTACCGGAAACATCGGGTGGACCCGAAAAGTAAGACGATCGTGTACAGCGATGCGTTGGATCTAGATGGGGTGAAGAGAATCAAGGCTTTTGTGAGCGGGCGTTTGCATGACGTGTACGGGATCGGGACGTACCTCACGAATGACGTAGGGGTTACGCCATTAAATATGGTGATTAAGTTATTTGAATGTCGTCCGAAAGGGAGTGAGGTATTTTTACCTGCCGTGAAGTTGTCGGATGTAGAGGGAAAACATACGGGTTACCCGGACGAGGTTGATTTATGTTTGAGCATATTAAGATTAAAATGA